One segment of Kryptolebias marmoratus isolate JLee-2015 linkage group LG23, ASM164957v2, whole genome shotgun sequence DNA contains the following:
- the mpp4b gene encoding MAGUK p55 subfamily member 4 isoform X1: MRQAMEAEVVNPPFELGEQGLRQVLSDVVAEVRRSVGQDIDGAEILHSLLTSSWLQSLLKVYECLQRYLRDSPAPMLDYASGLSLQLLIDLRSLPCCSDEARELYGLLRQPHLQALLSAHDTVAQKDYEPVLPPVPDELPDNEEATRIVCLVKNKQPLGATIKRNEITGEIFVARVIHGGLADRSGLLHAGDRIIEVNGFPVDGMEPEQVIQVVQARSHGTIMFKVIPITERPVHNQTMLYVRAMTDYSPQQDPSIPCADAGMSFRRGDILEIVDQTDALWWQAKKLPCGLACAGLIPSANLLRRKQRESWWSQPYQPHACVQTLSPVDEEDDMMAIDEKCVEADEEAFESEELREEDDDFSSNIEGVYLAGFRRSVRLCRRRSHGPAQPTCHARCPSSCYNSLNTPYEEVVRYQRHPENAHRLIALLGPSGVGVNELRRRLIEMNPNIFQGAIPHTTRAPRGYEEPGREYYFTSRLVFDSMVYNNRFLEYGEYKGHLYGTSVDAVKEVLNSGKICVVDIEPNAVQAVRTHELKAFIIYVKPPPLERLRVTREDAYITTNYYVNRPFKDEDFQEMEETARKMESQLWHFFDQVIVNDELQDSCVQLLTAVMKAQDEPQWVPASWIRPTAEP, encoded by the exons ATGAGGCAGGCGATGGAGGCCGAGGTGGTCAACCCCCCCTTTGAGCTCGGAGAACAAG GTCTGCGTCAGGTTCTGTCGGACGTGGTGGCCGAGGTGAGGCGCTCCGTAGGCCAGGACATCGACGGAGCCGAGATCCTGCACAGCCTGCTGACCTCCTCCTGGCTGCAGTCGCTGCTCAAG gtGTATGAGTGCCTGCAAAGGTACCTGCGAGACTCCCCAGCCCCGATGCTGGATTACGCTTCAGGACTCTCGCTCCAG ctGCTGATAGACCTCAGATCATTGCCCTGCTGCTCTGACGAGGCCCGAGAGCTGTACGGTCTCCTGCGCCAGCCTCACCTGCAG GCTCTGCTCTCGGCTCACGACACGGTGGCCCAGAAGGACTACGAGCCCGTCCTGCCGCCGGTCCCGGACGAGCTGCCGGACAACGAGGAGGCGACCCGGATCGTCTGCCTGGTCAAAAACAAGCAGCCTCTG GGAGCGACCATTAAGAGAAACGAGATCACTGGGGAGATTTTCGTGGCTCGTGTGATTCACGGAGGGCTGGCTGATCGGAGCG GTCTGCTTCATGCGGGGGACCGGATCATCGAGGTGAACGGGTTCCCTGTGGACGGGATGGAGCCTGAGCAGGTCATCCAGGTGGTG CAAGCTCGGTCCCACGGCACCATCATGTTTAAGGTCATTCCCATCACGGAGAGGCCAGTCCATAACCAGACGATG CTCTACGTCCGAGCCATGACCGACTACAGCCCCCAGCAGGACCCCTCCATCCCCTGCGCCGACGCCGGGATGAGCTTCCGGAGAGGCGATATCCTGGAGATTGTGGACCAGACGGACGCCCTCTGGTGGCAGGCCAAGAAGCTGCCCTGCGGCTTGGCCTGCGCCGGCCTCATCCCGTCCGCCAACCTGCTCAGACG GAAGCAGAGGGAGTCCTGGTGGTCCCAGCCTTACCAGCCGCACGCCTGCGTCCAGACCC TGAGCCCCGTGGACGAAG aGGACGACATGATGGCCATCGACGAGAAATGTGTGGAAGCAG ACGAGGAGGCCTTTGAATCTG AGGAGCTCAGGGAAG AGGATGATGACTTCAGCAGCAACATAGAAGGAGTATATTTGG CGGGCTTCAGGCGCAGCGTGCGTCTGTGTCGGCGGCGCTCTCACGGCCCCGCCCAGCCGACCTGCCACGCCCGCTGTCCTAGTAGCTGCTACAACTCCCTCAACACCCCCTACGAGGAGGTGGTCCGCTACCAGCGCCACCCGGAGAACGCGCACCGCCTCATCGCCCTCTTAG GTCCGTCAGGTGTGGGTGTGAACGAACTCCGGAGGCGTCTGATTGAGATGAACCCGAACATCTTCCAAGGAGCCATACCTC ACACCACCAGAGCCCCCCGAGGGTACGAGGAGCCCGGCAGAGAGTATTACTTCACCAGTCGATTGGTCTTCGACAGCATGGTCTACAACAACAG GTTCCTGGAGTACGGCGAGTACAAAGGGCATCTTTACGGGACCAGCGTCGACGCCGTGAAGGAAGTTCTGAACAGCGGGAAAATCTGCGTCGTCGACATCGAGCCGAAC GCTGTTCAGGCAGTGAGGACCCATGAACTGAAAGCCTTCATCATCTACGTGAAGCCTCCTCCTCTGGAGCGCCTCAGGGTGACCAGAGAAGACGCCTACATCACCACCAACTATTACGTCAACCGACCGTTTAAA
- the mpp4b gene encoding MAGUK p55 subfamily member 4 isoform X2, whose translation MRQAMEAEVVNPPFELGEQGLRQVLSDVVAEVRRSVGQDIDGAEILHSLLTSSWLQSLLKVYECLQRYLRDSPAPMLDYASGLSLQLLIDLRSLPCCSDEARELYGLLRQPHLQALLSAHDTVAQKDYEPVLPPVPDELPDNEEATRIVCLVKNKQPLGATIKRNEITGEIFVARVIHGGLADRSGLLHAGDRIIEVNGFPVDGMEPEQVIQVQARSHGTIMFKVIPITERPVHNQTMLYVRAMTDYSPQQDPSIPCADAGMSFRRGDILEIVDQTDALWWQAKKLPCGLACAGLIPSANLLRRKQRESWWSQPYQPHACVQTLSPVDEEDDMMAIDEKCVEADEEAFESEELREEDDDFSSNIEGVYLAGFRRSVRLCRRRSHGPAQPTCHARCPSSCYNSLNTPYEEVVRYQRHPENAHRLIALLGPSGVGVNELRRRLIEMNPNIFQGAIPHTTRAPRGYEEPGREYYFTSRLVFDSMVYNNRFLEYGEYKGHLYGTSVDAVKEVLNSGKICVVDIEPNAVQAVRTHELKAFIIYVKPPPLERLRVTREDAYITTNYYVNRPFKDEDFQEMEETARKMESQLWHFFDQVIVNDELQDSCVQLLTAVMKAQDEPQWVPASWIRPTAEP comes from the exons ATGAGGCAGGCGATGGAGGCCGAGGTGGTCAACCCCCCCTTTGAGCTCGGAGAACAAG GTCTGCGTCAGGTTCTGTCGGACGTGGTGGCCGAGGTGAGGCGCTCCGTAGGCCAGGACATCGACGGAGCCGAGATCCTGCACAGCCTGCTGACCTCCTCCTGGCTGCAGTCGCTGCTCAAG gtGTATGAGTGCCTGCAAAGGTACCTGCGAGACTCCCCAGCCCCGATGCTGGATTACGCTTCAGGACTCTCGCTCCAG ctGCTGATAGACCTCAGATCATTGCCCTGCTGCTCTGACGAGGCCCGAGAGCTGTACGGTCTCCTGCGCCAGCCTCACCTGCAG GCTCTGCTCTCGGCTCACGACACGGTGGCCCAGAAGGACTACGAGCCCGTCCTGCCGCCGGTCCCGGACGAGCTGCCGGACAACGAGGAGGCGACCCGGATCGTCTGCCTGGTCAAAAACAAGCAGCCTCTG GGAGCGACCATTAAGAGAAACGAGATCACTGGGGAGATTTTCGTGGCTCGTGTGATTCACGGAGGGCTGGCTGATCGGAGCG GTCTGCTTCATGCGGGGGACCGGATCATCGAGGTGAACGGGTTCCCTGTGGACGGGATGGAGCCTGAGCAGGTCATCCAGGTG CAAGCTCGGTCCCACGGCACCATCATGTTTAAGGTCATTCCCATCACGGAGAGGCCAGTCCATAACCAGACGATG CTCTACGTCCGAGCCATGACCGACTACAGCCCCCAGCAGGACCCCTCCATCCCCTGCGCCGACGCCGGGATGAGCTTCCGGAGAGGCGATATCCTGGAGATTGTGGACCAGACGGACGCCCTCTGGTGGCAGGCCAAGAAGCTGCCCTGCGGCTTGGCCTGCGCCGGCCTCATCCCGTCCGCCAACCTGCTCAGACG GAAGCAGAGGGAGTCCTGGTGGTCCCAGCCTTACCAGCCGCACGCCTGCGTCCAGACCC TGAGCCCCGTGGACGAAG aGGACGACATGATGGCCATCGACGAGAAATGTGTGGAAGCAG ACGAGGAGGCCTTTGAATCTG AGGAGCTCAGGGAAG AGGATGATGACTTCAGCAGCAACATAGAAGGAGTATATTTGG CGGGCTTCAGGCGCAGCGTGCGTCTGTGTCGGCGGCGCTCTCACGGCCCCGCCCAGCCGACCTGCCACGCCCGCTGTCCTAGTAGCTGCTACAACTCCCTCAACACCCCCTACGAGGAGGTGGTCCGCTACCAGCGCCACCCGGAGAACGCGCACCGCCTCATCGCCCTCTTAG GTCCGTCAGGTGTGGGTGTGAACGAACTCCGGAGGCGTCTGATTGAGATGAACCCGAACATCTTCCAAGGAGCCATACCTC ACACCACCAGAGCCCCCCGAGGGTACGAGGAGCCCGGCAGAGAGTATTACTTCACCAGTCGATTGGTCTTCGACAGCATGGTCTACAACAACAG GTTCCTGGAGTACGGCGAGTACAAAGGGCATCTTTACGGGACCAGCGTCGACGCCGTGAAGGAAGTTCTGAACAGCGGGAAAATCTGCGTCGTCGACATCGAGCCGAAC GCTGTTCAGGCAGTGAGGACCCATGAACTGAAAGCCTTCATCATCTACGTGAAGCCTCCTCCTCTGGAGCGCCTCAGGGTGACCAGAGAAGACGCCTACATCACCACCAACTATTACGTCAACCGACCGTTTAAA